A single window of Arvicanthis niloticus isolate mArvNil1 chromosome 20, mArvNil1.pat.X, whole genome shotgun sequence DNA harbors:
- the LOC117724218 gene encoding saoe class I histocompatibility antigen, A alpha chain-like, with product MRSVVPCTLFLLLVTALVPSHAGECSHSLRYFTTTLYDPGYRKPRFTVVGYVDDTQIVSFNSDLASQRVEPRVPFLAQDPEHLEELTRLGRGILILGRIELWTLFGYHSQRENESHTVQWLFGCDIGPDHRFLRGYKHVAYDCQDYISLSEDLRSWVAVDTVEAQITRRKWEASGVATSWRSFLEGKCIKWLLKYLDKGKEILQRADPPKTNVTHHPTLEGDVTLRCWALDFYPADIILTWQRDKEDLTQDMDLVETRPSGDGTFQKWAAVVVPSGEEHRYTCRVEHEGLPEPLILKWEPPPSPTTPITGITAGLVLFGVLVTGAVAVIVMRRKSTGKDGV from the exons ATGAGGTCCGTGGTGCCGTGCACCCTCTTTCTCTTGCTAGTGACTGCCCTGGTCCCATCTCACGCGGGTGAGT GCTCACACTCCCTGAGGTATTTCACCACCACCTTGTACGATCCTGGCTACCGCAAACCTCGGTTCACCGTCGTGGGCTACGTGGACGACACACAGATCGTGAGCTTCAACAGCGACTTGGCGAGTCAGCGGGTGGAGCCGCGGGTGCCATTTTTAGCGCAGGACCCTGAGCATTTGGAGGAGTTGACACGCCTCGGAAGGGGGATCTTAATACTTGGCCGAATCGAACTGTGGACCCTGTTCGGCTACCATAGCCAGAGAGAGAATG AGTCTCACACTGTCCAGTGGCTATTCGGCTGTGACATAGGGCCAGACCATCGCTTCCTCCGTGGATATAAGCACGTCGCTTATGACTGCCAGGATTACATCTCTCTGTCTGAGGACCTGCGCTCCTGGGTTGCTGTGGATACCGTGGAGGCTCAAATCACCAGGCGCAAGTGGGAGGCATCTGGTGTTGCTACATCGTGGAGGTCTTTCTTGGAGGGCAAGTGTATAAAGTGGCTTCTCAAATACCTGGATAAAGGGAAGGAGATACTGCAGCGTGCAG ACCCTCCCAAAACAAATGTGACCCATCACCCTACACTTGAAGGTGATGTCACCCTGAGGTGCTGGGCCTTGGACTTTTACCCTGCTGACATCATCCTGACCTGGCAGAGGGATAAGGAGGACCTGACCCAGGACATGGACCTTGTGGAGACCAGGCCTTCCGGGgatggaaccttccagaagtggGCAGCTGTGGTGGTGCCTTCAGGAGAAGAACATAGATACACATGCCGTGTGGAGCATGAGGGGCTGCCTGAGCCCCTCATCCTGAAATGGg agcctcctccctcccctaccACACCTATCACTGGGATCACTGCTGGTCTGGTTCTTTTTGGAGTTTTGGTCACTGGAGCTGTGGCTGTCATTGTGATGAGGAGGAAGAGTACAGGTAAGGATGGTGTTTGA
- the LOC117724290 gene encoding popy Class I histocompatibility antigen, A-1 alpha chain-like, with translation MGSPALSALLLLLLTRAWAFTQVRSGIHSLQFFATAVTQPGLRKHSFVFVGFVDDTQFLCYNNQGKSQRMEPRALWVKQMGPEYWERQTRTVKDIAKNSLVNLREAMGVYNHSEDGSHVFQCVSGCEVGPDGLFLRGHEEHAYDGRNYLALNEDLHSWTAGDVAAQITQRKWGEAGISEQRRSYLKGECVDSLRTYLEIGKETLLRADPPKARVAHHPRPEGDVTLRCWALGFYPADIILTWQRDEEDLTQDMDLTETRPAGDGTFQKWAAMVVPSGEEQRYTCHVQHEALTQPLVLKWDPSKHTIPIMGITAGLVVLGVVFAGAVVAMVMRKQRGSHTVPQAGLELTM, from the exons ATGGGAAGCCCGGCGCTCTCTGCCCTCCTACTTTTGCTACTCACCCGAGCTTGGGCCTTTACCCAGGTCCGCTCAG GCATCCATTCCTTGCAGTTTTTTGCCACCGCCGTGACCCAGCCTGGTTTGAGGAAGCATTCCTTTGTCTTTGTCGGCTTCGTGGACGACACACAGTTCCTGTGCTACAACAATCAGGGGAAAAGTCAGAGAATGGAGCCGCGCGCGCTGTGGGTGAAGCAGATGGGGCCGGAGTATTGGGAGCGGCAGACCAGGACGGTCAAGGACATTGCGAAGAATTCCCTAGTGAACTTGAGGGAGGCCATGGGCGTCTACAACCACAGCGAGGATG GCTCTCACGTCTTTCAGTGTGTGTCTGGCTGCGAAGTTGGGCCAGATGGACTCTTCCTCCGTGGGCATGAGGAACACGCATACGACGGCCGCAATTACCTCGCCCTAAATGAGGACCTGCATTCCTGGACCGCAGGCGACGTGGCAGCGCAGATCACGCAGCGCAAGTGGGGAGAGGCTGGTATCTCTGAGCAAAGGCGATCCTACTTGAAGGGCGAGTGTGTGGATTCGCTCCGCACATACCTGGAGATAGGGAAGGAGACTCTGTTACGAGCAG ATCCTCCGAAAGCACGTGTGGCCCATCACCCCAGACCTGAAGGTGATGTCACCCTGAGGTGCTGGGCCCTGGGCTTCTACCCTGCTGACATCATCCTGACCTGGCAGCGGGATGAAGAGGACCTGACCCAGGACATGGACCTCACTGAGACCAGGCCTGCAGGGgatggaaccttccagaagtggGCAGCTATGGTGGTGCCTTCTGGAGAGGAGCAGAGATACACATGTCATGTGCAACATGAGGCACTAACTCAGCCCCTCGTTCTGAAATGGG ACCCTTCTAAGCATACCATCCCCATCATGGGAATCACTGCTGGCCTGGTTGTCCTTGGAGTTGTGTTCGCTGGAGCTGTGGTTGCCATGGtgatgaggaagcagagag ggtctcacactgtcccccaggctgggctggaactcactatgtag